From one Anticarsia gemmatalis isolate Benzon Research Colony breed Stoneville strain chromosome 20, ilAntGemm2 primary, whole genome shotgun sequence genomic stretch:
- the LOC142981939 gene encoding protein D3-like: MSLVAQAFESSKIVPDVIPTAPTVNIELKYPSGAIASQGNELTPTQVKDQPSVSFQADADSFYTLVFTDPDNYDGPEPVYREWHHWLVGNIPGGDVSRGEVLSGYIGSGPPDGTGIHRYVYIVYKQPGKINFDEDRLDNKSINGRAAFSTKKFAEKYNLGAPVAGNFYRAQFDDYVPQLYKSLGA, from the exons ATGTCTCTGGTAGCGCAAGCCTTCGAGTCCAGCAAGATCGTGCCGGACGTCATCCCTACAGCACCCACCGTCAACATTGAG TTGAAATACCCGAGCGGCGCGATCGCTTCTCAAGGCAATGAGCTGACTCCGACGCAGGTGAAGGATCAGCCCAGCGTCTCCTTCCAGGCTGATGCAGACTCCTTCTACACGCTCGTCTTCACTG ATCCCGACAATTACGACGGTCCCGAGCCAGTATACCGCGAGTGGCATCACTGGCTAGTGGGCAACATTCCCGGCGGTGACGTCAGCCGCGGCGAGGTTCTCTCCGGCTACATTGGCTCCGGCCCACCAGACGGCACCGGCATCCACAGATACGTGTACATCGTGTACAAACAACCAGGAAAGATTAACTTCGATGAAGACAGGCTGGATAATAA GTCCATCAACGGTCGTGCCGCCTTCTCGACAAAGAAATTCGCAGAGAAGTACAACCTAGGAGCGCCTGTCGCCGGCAACTTCTACCGCGCACAGTTCGATGACTACGTACCTCAGCTGTACAAAAGCTTAGGCGCTTAA
- the LOC142981377 gene encoding uncharacterized protein LOC142981377: MTVKKTARTGGFAAIVARQKIHSANQQLDILTINKPTSHQAYNIVVGFNEKDQLQLLTKEDISEEDKKLIKDYTELKSTKCENISIDDISNCVNIENYPNCDNTLVFYITKNLNKEAIALKFENEQDFKRIYFTYKYFKMRNRLTKNTNNYSSSENLFSKKKTYDIFKSRKNSMDDYNLFDKGRNEYDLMQMTDNDGVTHISVQQKNLNTRFDQPMSLIGIRNDVNDAGEIDSIIYTDIEIPVKSDRKRLFHKKSKAPQPPALKDNQPKVLKGEFVRVNVDRAPDIIPKDNKLNKVPDILMFRENKNKKNATSNIWPASNKVTGYESDREEWKSSRSQFSTTAFDSLARPTKMAMALTLRKPQRLEPVPQYYRLPSEQKPKLTPMPFRPNNFLQRPPRLPRPNTDMKRNLLNTDHRKFTSLQSLEIPKKLSEPKKQLDPKKNNYSNISHRITGLTNKLRDLGNPSNTLGRFKAQSHGDVANLKPVLKTGQDGAKRSVVRTCSAEPPKKVTFSAFATVQVV, from the exons ATGACGGTGAAAAAGACTGCCCGGACCGGCGGCTTCGCGGCCATCGTCGCTCGTCAGAAAATACACAGCGCGAACCAACAGCTGGACATACTGACCATCAACAAGCCGACCTCCCACCAAGCGTACAACATCGTCGTCGGCTTCAACGAGAAAGACCAGCTACAGCTCCTCACTAAAGAAGACATCAGCGAAGAAGACAAAAAACTAATCAAAGACTACACAGAACTGAAATCAACAAAATGTGAGAACATCTCAATAGACGATATCTCAAACTGTGTTAACATCGAGAACTATCCTAATTGTGACAACACTCTAGTCTTTTACATAACCAAAAACCTTAATAAGGAGGCGATCGCATTAAAGTTCGAGAACGAACAAGACTTCAAAAGGATATACTTCACGTATAAATACTTCAAAATGCGGAACCGACTCACGAAGAACACGAACAACTATTCGAGCAGTGAAAATCTATTTTCTAAGAAGAAAACGTATGATATTTTCAAGAGTAGAAAGAATAGTATGGATGACTACAACTTGTTTGATAAAGGACGGAACGAATACGACTTGATGCAGATGACTGATAACGATGGAGTGACTCATATATCAGTGCAACAGAAGAATCTGAACACTCGGTTCGATCAGCCGATGAGTTTGATCGGAATAAGGAACGATGTAAATGACGCTGGTGAAATAgatagtattatttatacagATATAGAAATTCCGGTAAAGTCTGATAGAAAGAGGTTGTTTCATAAGAAATCGAAGGCTCCTCAACCACCTGCTTTGAAAGACAATCAGCCAAAGGTTTTAAAGGGCGAGTTTGTGCGAGTGAACGTGGATCGGGCGCCGGACATAATACCGAAGGATAACAAACTGAACAAGGTACCGGATATTCTCATGTTCAGAgagaataagaataaaaagaaCGCGACGAGTAACATTTGGCCAGCAAGTAATAAAG TGACCGGCTACGAGTCTGACCGCGAAGAGTGGAAGAGCAGCCGTTCTCAGTTCTCGACGACGGCGTTCGACAGCCTCGCCAGACCGACCAAGATGGCGATGGCGCTCACACTAAGAAAACCCCAAAGATTGGAACCAGTACCCCAGTATTATCGACTGCCGAGTGAACAGAAACCAAAACTGACACCGATGCCTTTCCGACCGAACAACTTCCTCCAAAGACCACCGCGCCTCCCGCGACCAAACACAGACATGAAGAGAAACCTACTGAATACAGACCATCGGAAATTCACATCATTACAGAGCCTCGAAATACCTAAAAAGCTAAGTGAACCGAAGAAGCAACTGGATCCTAAGAAGaacaattattcaaatatttcgcACAGGATTACTGGTTTGACGAATAAATTGAGGGATCTAGGGAACCCTAGCAATACGCTTGGTAGATTCAAAGCTCAGTCTCACGGGGACGTGGCGAACTTAAAGCCGGTGTTGAAGACAGGGCAGGACGGTGCGAAGAGATCAGTCGTGAGGACTTGTAGTGCAGAACCACCAAAGAAAGTCACGTTCAGCGCATTCGCCACCGTTCAAGTTGTGTAA
- the LOC142981554 gene encoding uncharacterized protein LOC142981554 produces the protein METEAFNTELLIDEIEKRPAIWDMTSSDYSDKNLRRRAWEELVLIFCEGYDNEEKKKILSSSLQKKWKSLRDNYMREVKKIKTVKSGSGASKTSTYIHYNRLRFLQASIANKDTESSFGADNASTSSEVAEVEISSGFKSPKSTSRKKQKLNPADERFANILEQSLAQKNVSHPKEDDDEDKLFSMGSPSPVTPTPSPAPTNVSNESELELFCE, from the exons ATGGAAACCGAAGCTTTTAATACGGAATTATTAATTGATGAAATAGAGAAACGTCCTGCGATATGGGACATGACAAGTAGCGATTATTCAGATAAGAATTTGAGAAGACGGGCTTGGGAAGAACTCGTCCTTATATTTTGTGAAGGATATGACAATgaagaaaagaagaaaatattat cgtCATCCCTGCAAAAAAAGTGGAAGAGTTTACGGGATAATTATATGAGAGAGGTGAAGAAAATAAAGACTGTCAAATCTGGATCAGGAGCTTCCAAAACTTCGACATATATTCATTATAATAGACTACGATTTCTACAGGCATCAATTGCCAACAAAGATACAGAAAGTAGTTTCGGTGCAGATAATGCATCAACTTCGTCAGAAGTTGCTGAAGTAGAAATAAGTTCTGGCTTTAAGAGTCCTAAATCTACttcaagaaaaaaacaaaaattaaatccTGCTGATGAAAGATTTGCAAACATATTAGAGCAGAGTTTAGCACAGAAAAATGTGTCTCATCCAAAAGAAGATGACGATGAAGACAAGCTGTTTT CAATGGGGTCTCCATCGCCAGTAACACCTACTCCATCGCCAGCACCAACTAATGTCAGCAATGAATCAGAGTTAGAGTTATTCTGCgagtaa